The Drosophila subobscura isolate 14011-0131.10 chromosome A, UCBerk_Dsub_1.0, whole genome shotgun sequence genome includes the window TAGAgatagcaaaaaaaagggcaaCTAACTTAAGCACCGACGATGTCGATCAGCTATCCTCCAGGCGCTGCTTCCGTCGATGGCGTCGAATGAGCGCCTCCAGGGTCCAGGAGGCGGCCGCCACAAAGGTCATCATATTGAGACAGTGCAAGGTCACCGAATAGTCGAAGCGATCCCGCACAAGACCTGGAAGAAAGAAAGTCAACCAAAGATTGGCAACGGTGGGAGATCGGATGGGAGGCTAAGTTGGGCTGAGACTCACCGACAAATGGCCCGCAGATGAGTGTGAACAGCCCCGAGATGAGCAGCTGGAGGCCCGAGGCGCCTGGCAGACGGTTCAGCGGCACGTAGCCGGGTATGATCAGGGGCCAGAAGATGGTGCGCACGCCCTTGCAGAGCCCAATCCAGACGAAGCAGCAGAGGATAATCGTGTAGGAGCGGGTGCAGGCCACCACCGTGCGGCCCAGTGCAATGCCCACGACGCCGATGAGGAAGAACACGCGATTGTCCCACGGGATCTTCTCGGTGAGGAAGGGCACCAGGAAGCGCATGGTGATGTCCAGGCCGGCCAGCAGCGACATGGCCAGCGTAATCTGCGGTGTCTCGAAGCCAAAGTCCGCCAGGATGAACGGCGTCAGGATGGAGAAGTTGAGCTCCCCAAAGTTGATGATCGTCAGGCCCGCAACCAGATTCACGAAGGTGAAGTCGCGCAGCAGGTCCAGGTCGAAGAAGGTCACCACCTTCTGCAGGAAGCCGATGTCCGGGCTGGGCTGCTCCTCTGgatccttgttgttgttgtcctccCGGGCGATGGCCCGATGCTCGGAGCATCTGCAGCAGAGCTTCGCCTCCAGATTGGACTCGACGCGCTCTCGGCGAAAGTTATTGGGCCTGAGGAACTCATCGCTCTCCAGATGCTCCTCGCTGATGGGACAGTGCAGTCGCTGCGTCTGCTCCAGATCCTTGGAGCTGGACACAGTGCGAAAGCGCAGCCGGCCCGAGGTGAGCGAGGGTCGCGATCCAAACCAACCATCGTTGGCCCGCGACAGCATGGGAGTGCCCGGCTCACAGATCTCGTAGCCCGGCCGCTGGGCGTCGTCGTCCTGGCACAGATACTGGCTGGAGAAGATCCCACCCGGCTCGCGCTTCTGCTGCCAGGCACAGTGGGCGCACAGCGCctccgctggctgctgttccACCAGCAGTTCCGGCTCCACGGCTCCGCCCTTCACATGGTACCGCACCGGCTGGTAGATCATGGCACTGACAAACGAGTGCAGCGAAATGgcggcaaacagcagcacagTGCCCCGCACCCCGTAGACGGTCAGCAGGTAGGTGACCAGATAGGGCAGGAAGATCGGACCCAGACCCGTGATGGTCCACGAGAAGCCGGCGGCCTTGCGTCGCTTCTGCTGGAAGTACGTGTTGATTGCCAGCGACGAGGCCGAAACACTGATGCCCATGCCAAAGCCtaagaagaaagagaagatTTTGGGTGAGCTGATGAGGGTGGCGGGGACTGGCAGAGTTGATGAGGCTCACCAAAGAGCAGGGCATAGGCCACCATATAGCCCACGAATGTCTCACAGAAGGCCGTCAGCACAATGCCGCCAGAGATGAGCAGGGAGCCGGCCATGGCCACCTGGCGAAAGGTGAAGCGGCGAAACATTGGACCGTTCAGCAGACCCGTGCAGGCGGACACCGCCGGATTCGTGTTGATGATGGCCGTGATCTGGGAGCTGGACATGCCCAGGTCGCCCAGTCGCTCTCTGAACAGGAAGCCAAACTGCTGCAGGCACGGATAGATGGACAGCTGTGTGGGCGGGAGGGCAAAGGGTGTTCGGGTTCAGTTCGGAGGGGGGCAACGAGGGGTCGAGAGGGCGCTTTATCCTTTTACCTACATTCGAAACGCCAGCGGCCACGCACACCAGCCACGCCCAGCCGCCATCGGGGGCCACAAAATCCTCACCCAAATCGCTCTTGTCATTCCTGTTGTAGTACCGAGCCGAGGCGGCCTTGGGCAGGGGTCGGGTGGTGTCCTGGTACACCTTCTTCTCCGTGGTGTCcattgctgcaactgcaattgggAAAAGATTTAGGATTCAAGATTCAAGATTCGAGTCTGTGAGTGGAGGATCGGAGCCCATCCCCCACCCAGAGAGTCGTTGATGATGCGGAATGAGGAACCATTTACTGAGCCTCAAACTCACACTCGAGATCGTgctcgagctcgagctcgtgtgcaaaacaattgttttgtcGTCTCGAGCGTATGATTTACGAGCCGCTCGTCAATTTGTTTGGTGGAACGCTTTAACGATCCACTTGCCACAATTAACTGCAGCAGCCTGAAACGAAAAAAGGTTATGAAGCTGCAGGCCGAGTGCATTTCTCTCTCGGGCTCTCGGGCTCTCGGGCTCTCGTGATCGCTTGCTGGGTTCAGGCtgtgttttttattaatttttggtttgtttgttgttgccagcgGCACCCAGAGCCCGGGTTCATGGCTGGTGCCTTATGCTAGCCCCCCCTCCCAAAAAACATCTCCACAGAGCATTCCCCGCCCCGCTCTTCCTCtgcgctctccctccctctctctctgtccctcttaTCAGCATGGTAGTCATGTGACGCGGACCTACTTAGACGCAGACGAAGACCAAAGTTAGCGCGCAAATAGCTAAAGCTTTTGGTGGAGTGAATCACTTTCATCACTGTCCTCTAGAAGTCTTTTGTGGACGTAGAGTGACAGAGGGAGCAAGGTCACTGATGGCTGGAGGCGTATCAGCAAGCAATTCGATTACAAAAGAACCGAAAATGCCATCAATGGAAAGCGTTTCTTTTGCAAAAGTGAAGGAAACTCCGCCCAAAAAAGGATCACAACCAAACAAAGATTCCACTTTGATGGCAATTCTTAAACTTCTCCTCCAGTTCGCGGATTGGGAGAGACCTTGAAGAGAGGAGGCCTTAATTCGTACGCTCGTgttcaattgatttatttgatgcTGTTTCCATTTATGTAACGAGCAAAAAACATACGAGTAAAGCACCtccaatgctgctgctgctgctgctgctggattgtGATACAACATAATGGCAGATTCCCAATGATAGTAAATTGAGGACTTAATGAGATAAGGTCTCCCTCGATAAGCGAACTCTCGACAGCAGAGTGAAACTGATTCGTAAAATCAAGCTAGTGGAGGGATTACCGTTGTAGTAGTTAAACAGTAAC containing:
- the LOC117899189 gene encoding uncharacterized protein LOC117899189 isoform X1, with amino-acid sequence MDTTEKKVYQDTTRPLPKAASARYYNRNDKSDLGEDFVAPDGGWAWLVCVAAGVSNLSIYPCLQQFGFLFRERLGDLGMSSSQITAIINTNPAVSACTGLLNGPMFRRFTFRQVAMAGSLLISGGIVLTAFCETFVGYMVAYALLFGFGMGISVSASSLAINTYFQQKRRKAAGFSWTITGLGPIFLPYLVTYLLTVYGVRGTVLLFAAISLHSFVSAMIYQPVRYHVKGGAVEPELLVEQQPAEALCAHCAWQQKREPGGIFSSQYLCQDDDAQRPGYEICEPGTPMLSRANDGWFGSRPSLTSGRLRFRTVSSSKDLEQTQRLHCPISEEHLESDEFLRPNNFRRERVESNLEAKLCCRCSEHRAIAREDNNNKDPEEQPSPDIGFLQKVVTFFDLDLLRDFTFVNLVAGLTIINFGELNFSILTPFILADFGFETPQITLAMSLLAGLDITMRFLVPFLTEKIPWDNRVFFLIGVVGIALGRTVVACTRSYTIILCCFVWIGLCKGVRTIFWPLIIPGYVPLNRLPGASGLQLLISGLFTLICGPFVGLVRDRFDYSVTLHCLNMMTFVAAASWTLEALIRRHRRKQRLEDS
- the LOC117899189 gene encoding uncharacterized protein LOC117899189 isoform X2, whose translation is MSSSQITAIINTNPAVSACTGLLNGPMFRRFTFRQVAMAGSLLISGGIVLTAFCETFVGYMVAYALLFGFGMGISVSASSLAINTYFQQKRRKAAGFSWTITGLGPIFLPYLVTYLLTVYGVRGTVLLFAAISLHSFVSAMIYQPVRYHVKGGAVEPELLVEQQPAEALCAHCAWQQKREPGGIFSSQYLCQDDDAQRPGYEICEPGTPMLSRANDGWFGSRPSLTSGRLRFRTVSSSKDLEQTQRLHCPISEEHLESDEFLRPNNFRRERVESNLEAKLCCRCSEHRAIAREDNNNKDPEEQPSPDIGFLQKVVTFFDLDLLRDFTFVNLVAGLTIINFGELNFSILTPFILADFGFETPQITLAMSLLAGLDITMRFLVPFLTEKIPWDNRVFFLIGVVGIALGRTVVACTRSYTIILCCFVWIGLCKGVRTIFWPLIIPGYVPLNRLPGASGLQLLISGLFTLICGPFVGLVRDRFDYSVTLHCLNMMTFVAAASWTLEALIRRHRRKQRLEDS